The Aerococcaceae bacterium DSM 111021 genome includes a region encoding these proteins:
- the secG gene encoding preprotein translocase subunit SecG, giving the protein MYQVLLTALIIVAILMIIFVVMQPSKSNAASMLGGGDDGQPKTRARGFEVFLIRATTILGILFFVLTITLAYLSSK; this is encoded by the coding sequence TACAGCTTTGATTATTGTCGCAATTTTAATGATTATTTTTGTTGTTATGCAACCATCTAAGAGTAATGCAGCAAGTATGTTAGGTGGAGGCGATGACGGACAACCGAAAACTCGAGCAAGAGGATTCGAAGTGTTTTTGATTCGTGCAACAACAATACTAGGAATCTTATTCTTTGTATTAACAATTACATTGGCTTATTTATCAAGTAAATAA